The Mus caroli chromosome 1, CAROLI_EIJ_v1.1, whole genome shotgun sequence genome has a window encoding:
- the LOC110298299 gene encoding major histocompatibility complex class I-related gene protein isoform X3 gives MIGCELLEDGSTTGFLQYAYDGQDFIIFNKDTLSWLAMDYVAHITKQAWEANLHELQYQKNWLEEECIAWLKRFLEYGRDTLERTEHPVVRTTRKETFPGITTLFCRAHGFYPPEISMTWMKNGEEIAQEVDYGGVLPSGDGTYQTWLSVDLDPQSNDVYSCHVEHCGRQMVLEAPRESGDILRVSAISGTTVLIITLAGVGVLIWRRSQELKEVMYQPTQVNEGSSPS, from the exons atgattggctgtgagttgCTGGAAGACGGCAGCACCACAGGGTTTCTCCAGTATGCATATGATGGACAAGATTTCATCATCTTCAATAAAGACACCCTCTCCTGGTTGGCCATGGATTATGTGGCTCACATCACCAAGCAAGCATGGGAGGCCAACCTGCATGAGTTGCAATACCAAAAGAACTGGCTGGAAGAAGAATGCATTGCCTGGCTAAAGAGGTTCTTGGAATATGGAAGAGATACCCTAGAAAGAACAG AGCATCCAGTGGTAAGAACAACTCGAAAGGAAACCTTCCCAGGGATTACAACTCTCTTCTGCAGAGCTCATGGCTTCTACCCACCAGAAATTTCCATGACATGGATGAAAAACGGGGAAGAAATTGCCCAAGAAGTGGATTACGGAGGGGTACTTCCCAGCGGGGATGGAACCTATCAAACGTGGCTGTCAGTTGATCTGGATCCTCAGAGCAATGACGTTTACTCTTGTCACGTGGAGCACTGTGGTCGCCAAATGGTTCTGGAGGCCCCTCGGG AATCAGGGGACATCCTTCGAGTGAGCGCAATCTCTGGAACCACAGTTCTCATCATCACCCTGGCTGGAGTTGGTGTTCTGATCTGGAGAAGGTCACAAG aactAAAAGAAGTCATGTACCAACCCACCCAAGTGAATGAGGGCAGCTCTCCTTCTTAG
- the LOC110298299 gene encoding major histocompatibility complex class I-related gene protein isoform X4 yields MWTHTLSLHMTVSLDRRSRKLHGWRRTWHLITGRGLHTYQRMIGCELLEDGSTTGFLQYAYDGQDFIIFNKDTLSWLAMDYVAHITKQAWEANLHELQYQKNWLEEECIAWLKRFLEYGRDTLERTEHPVVRTTRKETFPGITTLFCRAHGFYPPEISMTWMKNGEEIAQEVDYGGVLPSGDGTYQTWLSVDLDPQSNDVYSCHVEHCGRQMVLEAPRESGDILRVSAISGTTVLIITLAGVGVLIWRRSQELKEVMYQPTQVNEGSSPS; encoded by the exons ATGTGGACTCACACCCTATCACTACATATGACAGTGTCACTCGACAGAAGGAGCCGAAAGCTCCATGGATGGCGGAGAACCTGGCACCTGATCACTGGGAGAG GGCTTCATACCTACCAGagaatgattggctgtgagttgCTGGAAGACGGCAGCACCACAGGGTTTCTCCAGTATGCATATGATGGACAAGATTTCATCATCTTCAATAAAGACACCCTCTCCTGGTTGGCCATGGATTATGTGGCTCACATCACCAAGCAAGCATGGGAGGCCAACCTGCATGAGTTGCAATACCAAAAGAACTGGCTGGAAGAAGAATGCATTGCCTGGCTAAAGAGGTTCTTGGAATATGGAAGAGATACCCTAGAAAGAACAG AGCATCCAGTGGTAAGAACAACTCGAAAGGAAACCTTCCCAGGGATTACAACTCTCTTCTGCAGAGCTCATGGCTTCTACCCACCAGAAATTTCCATGACATGGATGAAAAACGGGGAAGAAATTGCCCAAGAAGTGGATTACGGAGGGGTACTTCCCAGCGGGGATGGAACCTATCAAACGTGGCTGTCAGTTGATCTGGATCCTCAGAGCAATGACGTTTACTCTTGTCACGTGGAGCACTGTGGTCGCCAAATGGTTCTGGAGGCCCCTCGGG AATCAGGGGACATCCTTCGAGTGAGCGCAATCTCTGGAACCACAGTTCTCATCATCACCCTGGCTGGAGTTGGTGTTCTGATCTGGAGAAGGTCACAAG aactAAAAGAAGTCATGTACCAACCCACCCAAGTGAATGAGGGCAGCTCTCCTTCTTAG
- the LOC110298299 gene encoding major histocompatibility complex class I-related gene protein isoform X2 yields the protein MMLLLPLLTVLLARRSHTRTHSLRYFRLAVSDPGPGVPEFISVGYVDSHPITTYDSVTRQKEPKAPWMAENLAPDHWERYTQLLRGWQQTFKAELRHLQRHYNHSGLHTYQRMIGCELLEDGSTTGFLQYAYDGQDFIIFNKDTLSWLAMDYVAHITKQAWEANLHELQYQKNWLEEECIAWLKRFLEYGRDTLERTEHPVVRTTRKETFPGITTLFCRAHGFYPPEISMTWMKNGEEIAQEVDYGGVLPSGDGTYQTWLSVDLDPQSNDVYSCHVEHCGRQMVLEAPRESGDILRVSAISGTTVLIITLAGVGVLIWRRSQELKEVMYQPTQVNEGSSPS from the exons ATGATGCTCCTGTTACCTCTGCTCACTGTATTGTTGGCGAGGCGAAGCCATACTC GGACCCACTCCCTGAGATATTTTCGTCTGGCTGTTTCCGATCCTGGCCCCGGCGTCCCTGAATTTATCTCTGTTGGGTATGTGGACTCACACCCTATCACTACATATGACAGTGTCACTCGACAGAAGGAGCCGAAAGCTCCATGGATGGCGGAGAACCTGGCACCTGATCACTGGGAGAGGTACACTCAGCTGCTAAGGGGCTGGCAGCAGACATTCAAGGCGGAGCTGAGGCACCTACAGAGGCACTACAACCACTCAG GGCTTCATACCTACCAGagaatgattggctgtgagttgCTGGAAGACGGCAGCACCACAGGGTTTCTCCAGTATGCATATGATGGACAAGATTTCATCATCTTCAATAAAGACACCCTCTCCTGGTTGGCCATGGATTATGTGGCTCACATCACCAAGCAAGCATGGGAGGCCAACCTGCATGAGTTGCAATACCAAAAGAACTGGCTGGAAGAAGAATGCATTGCCTGGCTAAAGAGGTTCTTGGAATATGGAAGAGATACCCTAGAAAGAACAG AGCATCCAGTGGTAAGAACAACTCGAAAGGAAACCTTCCCAGGGATTACAACTCTCTTCTGCAGAGCTCATGGCTTCTACCCACCAGAAATTTCCATGACATGGATGAAAAACGGGGAAGAAATTGCCCAAGAAGTGGATTACGGAGGGGTACTTCCCAGCGGGGATGGAACCTATCAAACGTGGCTGTCAGTTGATCTGGATCCTCAGAGCAATGACGTTTACTCTTGTCACGTGGAGCACTGTGGTCGCCAAATGGTTCTGGAGGCCCCTCGGG AATCAGGGGACATCCTTCGAGTGAGCGCAATCTCTGGAACCACAGTTCTCATCATCACCCTGGCTGGAGTTGGTGTTCTGATCTGGAGAAGGTCACAAG aactAAAAGAAGTCATGTACCAACCCACCCAAGTGAATGAGGGCAGCTCTCCTTCTTAG
- the LOC110298299 gene encoding major histocompatibility complex class I-related gene protein isoform X1: protein MMLLLPLLTVLLARRSHTRTHSLRYFRLAVSDPGPGVPEFISVGYVDSHPITTYDSVTRQKEPKAPWMAENLAPDHWERYTQLLRGWQQTFKAELRHLQRHYNHSGLHTYQRMIGCELLEDGSTTGFLQYAYDGQDFIIFNKDTLSWLAMDYVAHITKQAWEANLHELQYQKNWLEEECIAWLKRFLEYGRDTLERTEHPVVRTTRKETFPGITTLFCRAHGFYPPEISMTWMKNGEEIAQEVDYGGVLPSGDGTYQTWLSVDLDPQSNDVYSCHVEHCGRQMVLEAPRDGRSNVEFSSFTYRIRGHPSSERNLWNHSSHHHPGWSWCSDLEKVTRTKRSHVPTHPSE from the exons ATGATGCTCCTGTTACCTCTGCTCACTGTATTGTTGGCGAGGCGAAGCCATACTC GGACCCACTCCCTGAGATATTTTCGTCTGGCTGTTTCCGATCCTGGCCCCGGCGTCCCTGAATTTATCTCTGTTGGGTATGTGGACTCACACCCTATCACTACATATGACAGTGTCACTCGACAGAAGGAGCCGAAAGCTCCATGGATGGCGGAGAACCTGGCACCTGATCACTGGGAGAGGTACACTCAGCTGCTAAGGGGCTGGCAGCAGACATTCAAGGCGGAGCTGAGGCACCTACAGAGGCACTACAACCACTCAG GGCTTCATACCTACCAGagaatgattggctgtgagttgCTGGAAGACGGCAGCACCACAGGGTTTCTCCAGTATGCATATGATGGACAAGATTTCATCATCTTCAATAAAGACACCCTCTCCTGGTTGGCCATGGATTATGTGGCTCACATCACCAAGCAAGCATGGGAGGCCAACCTGCATGAGTTGCAATACCAAAAGAACTGGCTGGAAGAAGAATGCATTGCCTGGCTAAAGAGGTTCTTGGAATATGGAAGAGATACCCTAGAAAGAACAG AGCATCCAGTGGTAAGAACAACTCGAAAGGAAACCTTCCCAGGGATTACAACTCTCTTCTGCAGAGCTCATGGCTTCTACCCACCAGAAATTTCCATGACATGGATGAAAAACGGGGAAGAAATTGCCCAAGAAGTGGATTACGGAGGGGTACTTCCCAGCGGGGATGGAACCTATCAAACGTGGCTGTCAGTTGATCTGGATCCTCAGAGCAATGACGTTTACTCTTGTCACGTGGAGCACTGTGGTCGCCAAATGGTTCTGGAGGCCCCTCGGG ATGGCAGGAGCAACGTGGAGTTTTCCTCATTTACTTACAGAATCAGGGGACATCCTTCGAGTGAGCGCAATCTCTGGAACCACAGTTCTCATCATCACCCTGGCTGGAGTTGGTGTTCTGATCTGGAGAAGGTCACAAG aactAAAAGAAGTCATGTACCAACCCACCCAAGTGAATGA